The Pseudoalteromonas arctica A 37-1-2 genome includes a region encoding these proteins:
- a CDS encoding O-acetylhomoserine aminocarboxypropyltransferase/cysteine synthase family protein, producing MKLESLALHHGYESEATTKSAAVPIYHTSSYTFDNTQHGADLFDLKVPGNIYTRIMNPTNAVLEQRVAAMEGGIGGLAVASGMAAITYAIQCLCEVGTNIVSTSQVYGGTYNLFAHTLPRQGIEARMIKADDFSAFENAIDDNTRAVFCESIGNPAGNIVDIERLAHIAHSKGVPLIVDNTVATPYLCRPFELGADIVVHSLTKYINGHGTAIGGMIVDSGKFDWKANATRFAMMNEPDPSYHNVVYTEAFAEAAFIGRCRVVPLRNTGAALAPKNASDILIGLETLGLRMDRHCENAQHLAEYLENHPKVLWVNYAGLKSSPYNEMSQKITSGKASGILSFGIKGGLEAGTRFIDALNMILRLVNIGDAKSLACHPASTTHRQLNDEELANAGVSRDLIRLSVGIENIADIIADVSQALDKA from the coding sequence ATACATTTGATAACACGCAGCATGGCGCTGATTTATTCGATTTAAAAGTACCTGGAAATATTTACACCCGCATAATGAACCCGACCAATGCTGTACTTGAACAACGTGTTGCTGCAATGGAAGGGGGCATTGGTGGGCTAGCTGTCGCCTCTGGGATGGCTGCTATTACGTATGCTATTCAATGTTTGTGTGAAGTAGGCACTAATATTGTAAGTACCAGCCAAGTGTATGGTGGTACGTATAACTTATTTGCACATACCTTACCTAGGCAAGGTATTGAAGCACGCATGATTAAAGCTGATGACTTTAGCGCGTTCGAGAATGCAATTGACGACAACACCCGCGCTGTTTTTTGTGAATCTATTGGTAATCCGGCAGGTAATATTGTTGATATTGAACGTTTAGCACACATTGCACACAGCAAAGGTGTGCCGCTTATTGTTGATAATACCGTGGCTACGCCGTATTTGTGCCGCCCATTTGAGCTGGGCGCCGATATAGTGGTCCACTCACTGACAAAGTATATAAACGGGCACGGTACTGCCATTGGCGGCATGATTGTCGACTCAGGAAAATTTGATTGGAAAGCGAATGCTACGCGTTTTGCAATGATGAACGAGCCCGATCCGTCGTATCACAACGTGGTTTATACCGAAGCCTTTGCTGAAGCTGCATTTATTGGACGCTGCAGAGTAGTGCCACTTAGAAATACCGGCGCAGCGCTTGCGCCTAAAAACGCATCTGACATTTTAATCGGCCTTGAAACCTTAGGCTTAAGAATGGATCGCCACTGCGAAAATGCACAGCATCTGGCTGAGTATTTAGAAAATCACCCAAAAGTGCTTTGGGTTAATTACGCAGGATTAAAATCAAGCCCGTATAACGAAATGAGCCAAAAAATCACCAGTGGTAAAGCATCGGGTATTTTAAGCTTTGGAATTAAAGGTGGGCTAGAGGCAGGGACTCGTTTTATTGATGCGCTAAATATGATTTTACGATTGGTTAATATTGGCGATGCCAAGTCGCTTGCGTGCCATCCTGCGTCAACTACACACCGCCAATTAAATGATGAAGAACTTGCTAATGCGGGCGTAAGCCGCGATTTAATTCGTTTGTCGGTTGGTATTGAAAACATTGCAGACATAATTGCCGATGTAAGCCAAGCGCTCGATAAAGCATAG
- a CDS encoding BlaI/MecI/CopY family transcriptional regulator, producing MKLSDFEMDIMQLLWQEEPCTASQLHKVLLADKQKDKKVAYTTVKTIVDRLEHKGAIERCGHEGRAIVFRTIVTQDTLSEQAMPSFMQRFFKGNSRSLIAHFIKEEKLNDEDIEYLQTLLKNKKLD from the coding sequence ATGAAACTTAGTGATTTTGAAATGGATATTATGCAGCTGCTCTGGCAGGAAGAACCCTGTACCGCGAGTCAACTACATAAGGTGCTTTTAGCTGATAAGCAAAAAGATAAAAAAGTAGCCTATACAACAGTTAAAACTATTGTAGATAGGTTAGAACACAAAGGAGCGATTGAGCGTTGTGGACATGAAGGGCGAGCTATTGTTTTTAGAACAATAGTTACTCAAGACACATTATCGGAGCAAGCTATGCCTAGTTTTATGCAACGATTTTTTAAAGGTAATTCTCGTAGTTTAATTGCCCACTTTATCAAAGAAGAAAAGCTAAATGATGAAGATATAGAATATTTACAAACGCTTTTAAAAAATAAGAAGTTAGATTAA
- a CDS encoding M56 family metallopeptidase yields the protein MTDYLLTCTLISLCILLTVKGLKNAPARLNFYILMIALACWFVPWQYLSQLSFFEGSERYTLNVAQIVPDIKVLIPDTLHTTTPNTLLSKQSMWDFVPSMSNIFIILLVSGFGLFLLRVGLYVKLIKNLYINSKPSPELNHINNQYPIRLTTHTEPAFATGLIKPVIWLESTMTHRKELDSVIQHEVTHLQQGDIYWTWLICFIESVFWWNPICLKLTGLAKEQLELSCDELCMQKLKGKYQLDLASLLLQEQSAKSSPNFFTPPLLNIAHSKSFNIQRIKMLNKEKTMKSKYLVMVAAAMSFSALAAAQIVDGSSDNKQQSNNTSQAPVKSEEYKQQLAQLLKSAAGAKSDNPELLSQAAQGIQDWHLNRDKLTGFEEAEIKLQSFRLLNHVYSKLEQYDDILSAYEKWYEPGSNPPYFLKNSLATAYIQLGRYELAVAELEDLSKQLEGKLHVGSADNLALAYIYLADYDKALKTLEQVDAKDNVYGNILKYYVYDKQNNRKKMDEIKSKIPEVFAVTPALLPQSGVPGSQLLRLL from the coding sequence ATGACGGATTATTTACTAACTTGCACACTTATTAGCTTATGTATTTTGCTTACAGTAAAAGGGCTTAAAAATGCCCCAGCACGATTAAACTTTTACATTTTAATGATTGCCTTGGCATGTTGGTTTGTCCCTTGGCAATACTTATCTCAGTTATCATTTTTTGAAGGATCAGAACGTTACACATTAAATGTGGCGCAAATTGTTCCCGATATAAAAGTGTTAATACCAGATACCTTACACACAACGACTCCGAACACGCTACTAAGTAAGCAGAGTATGTGGGACTTTGTTCCATCAATGAGTAATATTTTTATTATTTTGCTTGTTAGTGGTTTTGGACTGTTTTTATTACGCGTGGGCTTATATGTAAAGCTTATAAAAAATTTATACATTAACTCAAAGCCAAGTCCTGAACTTAACCACATTAACAATCAGTATCCAATTAGACTAACAACCCATACAGAACCTGCTTTTGCTACCGGGTTAATAAAGCCTGTTATTTGGTTAGAGTCGACGATGACACACCGTAAAGAATTAGATTCAGTCATTCAACACGAGGTAACTCATTTACAACAAGGTGATATTTATTGGACGTGGCTTATTTGTTTTATAGAAAGCGTTTTTTGGTGGAATCCTATTTGCTTAAAGTTAACTGGTTTAGCAAAAGAGCAACTCGAACTTAGCTGTGATGAGTTGTGTATGCAAAAGCTAAAAGGTAAATACCAATTGGATTTAGCCAGTTTATTGCTACAAGAGCAAAGTGCTAAAAGCTCGCCTAACTTTTTTACCCCCCCACTTTTGAATATTGCTCATTCTAAGAGTTTTAATATTCAGAGGATCAAAATGTTAAACAAGGAAAAAACAATGAAAAGTAAATATTTGGTTATGGTTGCGGCGGCAATGTCTTTTAGTGCTTTAGCTGCAGCGCAAATTGTAGACGGTAGTTCAGATAACAAACAGCAAAGTAATAATACGTCTCAGGCTCCTGTTAAAAGTGAAGAATATAAACAACAACTTGCACAGCTTCTAAAAAGCGCTGCTGGGGCAAAAAGTGATAACCCTGAACTGTTAAGCCAAGCTGCGCAAGGCATTCAAGATTGGCACTTGAATAGAGACAAACTTACTGGTTTTGAAGAAGCTGAAATCAAACTACAAAGCTTTAGGCTGCTAAATCACGTTTACTCTAAACTTGAGCAATATGATGACATACTGAGTGCTTACGAAAAATGGTACGAGCCGGGCAGTAACCCGCCTTACTTTTTAAAAAATTCACTAGCAACGGCCTATATACAGCTAGGGCGTTATGAGCTTGCTGTTGCAGAGCTTGAAGATTTATCAAAACAGCTTGAAGGGAAGCTACATGTTGGCTCTGCTGATAACTTAGCACTGGCATACATTTACCTTGCTGATTACGATAAAGCATTAAAAACCCTAGAGCAGGTTGATGCAAAAGACAATGTATACGGAAATATCCTTAAATATTATGTTTATGATAAACAAAATAACCGTAAAAAGATGGATGAAATTAAAAGTAAAATTCCAGAAGTATTTGCAGTTACCCCCGCGTTATTACCACAAAGCGGCGTACCTGGTTCGCAATTGTTGAGATTGCTATAA
- the gntR gene encoding gluconate operon transcriptional repressor GntR → MKKNKRSSLQDIADAVGVTKMTVSRYLRNPEKVSESTRTKISAAIDTLGYIANKAPDLLSNAKSYSIGVLVPSLTNHVFAQVIRGIEDVTGPAGYQTMLAHYGYNPEIEEKRVEYLLSYHVDGLILSETTHTDRTLKMIEMSGVPVIEIMDTHHSPMQQAVGFDNVKAAFDMTTALLNKGYRNIVYIGARLDVRTRLKFQGYSDAMLAKGFTPKSVMTDQASSYSLGAELLQKARAEYPNTDCLFCTNDDLAIGAIFECQRNNILVPSQMGVVGFHGHDIGQAMVPQLASVITPRYQIGNVAGRELLSRINSDLDTSMNYEQVIDTGYIVHLGESV, encoded by the coding sequence ATGAAAAAAAACAAACGTTCTTCTCTTCAAGATATTGCCGATGCGGTTGGTGTAACCAAAATGACGGTGAGTCGTTATTTACGTAATCCCGAAAAAGTATCAGAGTCTACTCGCACTAAAATTAGTGCAGCTATTGATACGCTAGGTTACATTGCAAATAAAGCCCCTGATTTACTCTCTAATGCTAAAAGCTACTCTATTGGTGTACTCGTTCCATCGTTAACGAATCACGTGTTTGCTCAAGTTATAAGAGGTATTGAAGATGTAACAGGGCCTGCAGGGTATCAAACAATGTTGGCCCATTATGGTTACAACCCTGAAATTGAAGAAAAACGGGTTGAGTATTTATTGTCGTACCACGTTGATGGTTTAATTTTATCAGAAACCACACACACAGACAGAACGCTAAAAATGATTGAAATGTCAGGCGTACCTGTGATTGAAATAATGGATACTCATCACTCTCCTATGCAACAAGCGGTTGGTTTTGATAACGTTAAAGCAGCTTTTGATATGACGACAGCACTTTTAAATAAAGGCTATCGCAATATTGTTTATATTGGAGCAAGGCTCGATGTACGAACACGCCTAAAATTTCAAGGTTATTCAGATGCTATGTTAGCTAAAGGCTTTACGCCTAAAAGTGTGATGACTGATCAAGCTTCATCTTACAGTTTAGGCGCTGAACTTTTACAAAAAGCGCGTGCCGAATACCCAAATACTGACTGTTTGTTTTGTACTAATGATGATTTAGCAATTGGGGCTATTTTTGAGTGCCAGCGAAACAATATTTTAGTGCCTAGCCAAATGGGGGTTGTGGGTTTTCATGGTCATGATATTGGCCAAGCAATGGTGCCTCAATTAGCAAGTGTGATCACCCCTCGTTATCAGATAGGTAATGTTGCGGGAAGAGAGTTGTTGAGCCGGATTAATTCCGATTTGGATACTAGCATGAATTATGAGCAAGTAATTGATACTGGTTATATAGTTCATCTAGGTGAAAGTGTTTAA
- the gntU gene encoding gluconate transporter, protein MSDLSLILTAAGSIFLLLFLVMKVRLHAVVSLILVSMIAGLFSGMSPEIIAATIQKGMAGTLGFVAVVVALGAMFGKVMEETGALDRIAHTLLHRFGEKNANWALTFTGFICALPLFFDVAVVLLIGIVFAVVRKGGGSVVKIGIGLLAGIASCQAFLIPAPGPILVASQLGADYGYMILFGLIAAIPAMIIGGPIWGSIISKSIHVELPQHEQIDDNQRVGKGTPSFGLALGLIALPLIMISLNTIGSRFVEKDSDLYNWLAFIGHPFTAILVACLMAFYLLGARRGVPNARIMEICGSALQPAGIIILVTGAGGVFKQVLVDSGVGTALGNYLAGSGLPIVILAFVLSAAVRVIQGSATVAMLTACGLIIPMLQPLGLDGAQLAAVTIAIGGGSIVLSHVNDSGFWLASRYLGLSEMQTLKTWTVMETIIGTVGALVAMIISLFL, encoded by the coding sequence ATGTCAGATTTATCATTAATACTAACAGCGGCAGGCTCCATATTTTTATTGCTTTTCTTAGTAATGAAAGTACGACTACATGCTGTCGTCTCTTTAATCCTTGTTTCTATGATTGCAGGATTATTCTCAGGAATGAGCCCTGAAATAATTGCCGCTACAATTCAAAAAGGAATGGCCGGAACACTAGGCTTTGTAGCGGTTGTGGTCGCTTTAGGCGCCATGTTTGGCAAAGTAATGGAAGAAACCGGTGCGCTGGATCGTATTGCCCACACACTTTTACACCGTTTTGGAGAAAAAAACGCTAATTGGGCGCTTACCTTTACGGGCTTTATTTGTGCCCTCCCCCTGTTTTTTGATGTAGCCGTCGTACTTTTAATCGGTATTGTTTTTGCAGTGGTAAGAAAAGGCGGTGGCAGCGTTGTTAAAATTGGTATTGGGCTACTTGCTGGAATAGCGTCTTGTCAGGCGTTTCTTATTCCTGCGCCAGGGCCGATTTTGGTTGCCTCTCAATTAGGCGCTGACTATGGTTATATGATTTTATTTGGCCTTATTGCTGCCATACCGGCAATGATTATAGGAGGTCCAATTTGGGGCTCTATTATTTCTAAATCTATTCATGTAGAACTCCCACAGCACGAACAAATCGACGATAACCAAAGAGTGGGTAAAGGCACACCTAGTTTTGGATTAGCATTAGGTTTGATTGCTTTGCCATTAATTATGATTAGTTTAAATACTATTGGTAGTCGCTTTGTTGAAAAAGACTCTGATTTATATAATTGGTTAGCCTTTATAGGTCATCCATTTACTGCAATTTTAGTTGCCTGCCTAATGGCATTTTATTTGCTCGGCGCAAGGCGCGGTGTCCCTAATGCTAGAATCATGGAAATTTGTGGTAGTGCCTTACAACCTGCGGGAATTATTATTCTTGTCACTGGTGCCGGTGGGGTATTTAAACAAGTATTAGTTGATTCAGGAGTAGGTACGGCACTGGGTAATTACTTAGCTGGCTCAGGCTTACCGATTGTAATACTCGCTTTTGTATTATCAGCCGCTGTGCGGGTTATTCAAGGCTCAGCGACAGTAGCTATGCTTACAGCGTGTGGCTTAATTATTCCAATGCTTCAGCCTTTAGGGCTTGATGGAGCGCAGCTTGCCGCTGTCACTATCGCTATTGGTGGGGGCTCTATTGTGCTCTCCCATGTAAACGACTCAGGATTTTGGTTAGCGAGTCGCTATCTCGGTTTGAGCGAAATGCAAACTCTTAAAACATGGACAGTAATGGAAACCATTATTGGTACTGTTGGCGCACTTGTCGCTATGATTATTTCTCTGTTTTTGTAA
- a CDS encoding gluconokinase: MSNTNVGRVYIVMGVSSTGKSSVGDALAKRIGAKFIDGDDLHPKANILKMSSGQPLNDSDRVPWLERIRDAAFSIEKKNEIAVIVCSALKKKYREQICDGNIGITFLHLYGDFELVKSRMQDRKGHFMPVDLLKSQFETLEVPKEDEPNVINIDINNSFEQVVESCISATKMNSHNK, from the coding sequence ATGAGTAACACAAATGTAGGTCGTGTTTATATTGTAATGGGGGTTTCAAGCACAGGAAAGTCAAGTGTGGGTGATGCATTAGCAAAGCGCATTGGCGCTAAATTTATCGACGGAGACGACTTACATCCCAAGGCTAATATATTAAAAATGTCATCTGGGCAGCCTTTAAACGATTCTGATCGTGTGCCTTGGCTAGAAAGAATACGTGATGCTGCATTTAGCATTGAAAAGAAAAATGAAATTGCGGTAATAGTCTGCTCTGCATTAAAAAAGAAATACCGAGAACAAATATGTGACGGAAATATAGGCATTACCTTTTTACATCTTTATGGTGATTTTGAACTGGTTAAAAGCCGTATGCAGGACAGAAAAGGGCATTTTATGCCTGTTGATTTACTCAAAAGCCAATTTGAAACGCTAGAAGTTCCAAAAGAAGATGAGCCCAATGTTATAAATATAGATATTAATAACTCATTTGAGCAAGTAGTCGAAAGTTGTATTAGCGCAACTAAAATGAATAGCCACAACAAGTAA